The Deinococcus sonorensis KR-87 DNA window TGCACCGGCACGTACGGCATGCGCTCCCGCAGCTCGTAGGTCAGGAGTGTCGCGTCGTCCGTGATCGGCAGCGCACCAGGGCCCCAGCGGAATCGCTGACGCGGGTAGTCGAGGGTCAGGAGGCCCTCACGAAACAGATTGAACCCCAAAATGCCGTCCACGTCGAGGCGCATCTCCGACACCACCAGGGCCGACTGAAAGCACGCCGGCCCCAGGTCCAGGATCTCCACCTGACACACCCTGCGCGTGCGGAGCCGCTTGACGACCCGGAGGTTCAGTTCATCGGCAATCCGCTGGTGGACAGAGACGACGTTTGCCCCAGCATCCAGGAGGAACCGGTACGGCCCGCGGCCGTTCAGGTGAACCTCGACCAGTGGCAGCAGCGGGCCACCCACCAAGGGCAGGTTGACCGGGCCGCGGAACGTGAGGCGCTGCGAGCCCCGCCGGAGGTGCTCGAGTTCCGCGGGTGTCAGGCGCCGCTGAGAGGAAAAGAACGCGGAGTGCAGGGGGGACAGGCGGGTCAGCCAGGAGCGGATCATCAGGGCACCTCGGGAGCGTCCCACACGACCGCGAGGTTTCACCGTGGCACTTGGTGTCGCGCGTGTGGGCAGGCGGGTCAAGGTGCCTCTCGCCCAGGGTGGGTTGTGGCCTGCAGCCTAGCATCCCCTCCACGTCGACCGAGGGAGGAGAGGAGGGAGGGCCGTTGAATCCTTGCTCTGAACCGCTGGTCAGTTCCCTGAACCGTGCGGGGTCCTTCCCCTCATCCCCACATCGATCACCATCCACGCCGACGTCCAACAGGGATGAGACATGCCTGGCAAGGAACGGAGCTGTTCCGTCCTCGCTTGTCCTTCGGGGCCGCTTCCATCCATTCACAGGACTTCCCACGCTTCAGCTGCGTTGACCAGAGTTATTACCGGGATAAAATGGAGTGTGAACGGGTCATACACTGCTTTCCTCGGGTCGCGCCGGCTGGTCACGGGCGCCCTTGCCGACGTCCTTGCCCGCGTGAAGGCCACGTCGCCTGGCCCCACAGCCGAACTGCTGATCTTCGAAGACCGCACAGGGCAAAACGTCGACTTCGATTTGCGCGGTGATCTTCAGGAGGTGCTCGCACGGGCTCAGCCGGAAGCGAAACCGGCCGGGCGGGGGCGGCCGAAACTTGGCGTGGTGTCGCGCGAAGTGACGCTGCTGCCGCGGCACTGGGAATGGCTTGAAGCGCAGCAGGGCGGCGCCTCTGCCGCCCTGCGCCGCCTGGTGGACGAGGCGCGGAAGCAGGACCCCGGCCCTGAACGCGTTCGTGTTGCCCAGGGCGCTGCCGACCGCTTCATGGCCGTGCTCGCTGGCGATCTGGAGGGGTATCAGGAGGCGTCGCGCGCCCTGTATGCGCGCGACGCCTCTGCGTTCGCGCACCACACGCAAGGCTGGCCCGAGGACGTGCGCGCCCACGCCCTGCACCTCGCTTCACCGGCATTCACGCCGGATCCGCCCAACGCTTGAGCGAGTGTTCAGGTGGTGGGTCGAAGATCGACATCACGTGACCGTCGTGGCAGGGATCCTTAAATGCCGGAGCTTCGTTGCCTGCCGGGCCGCCCTGAAGCGGAAGGTGGCAAAAACCACCGGAGTGTCTGAGAACCGCACGGTGGTGCCCTGGCGCGGAGTGGCGGAGGGCCGCAGGCCGGCGTTCTCCGCCTCTCTGGCGTTCACTGGGTCTCCGGTTGAAGGAAAACGTCATTTCCCGTTGAGCTGGGCTGTGCACACGGCGGCGCAGGATCCACCGGGTCGCTTTGGCCGGAGCATGGCGGAGCTGCGCCGGCCGAGGCAGAGGTGAGGCTTCGACAGCGGCGAAGGGGCGGACGCTTCAGGAGATGACCGGGGCACGGCTCGGTGCAGATGGACTCAGGGCCACACGCCCAGCCGAAACCAGGTGTGTGGCCACTGTCGTTCGCACGCCAGGAACGCGGTGGAAAGGAACTTGAGCATGCTTGTCAGTACAGCGACTCGGGCGGCAGGGCCAGCTGAGCACGCCACAGGTTGAGCAGGTCGGCGAGGTCGTCGGGAGCAACGCCTCCCGACGCGTCCGGCTCAAGCTCGTCGAGCACTTCAAAGCGGAAGGCGGCTTCGCCGTCGGTCGTCCAGTCGCGCTGCAGAGCCTTGAGGTGATGACCGTTGATGGTGGACGGCGTTTCGAGCCGCGTCGTCAATTGAAACTGGATCCGGTTGAGCATGCCCTGAGCGTGCATGCTTGCCCCGAGCAGGGTGCGTCCGGACGGCAGGTGGGTGATGCGGTACACACCGGCACGGGGCGTAAAGGTGTGAGCGCGGCGGGTCTTGGTCATGCGGGTTCTCCCTGAAGCACGGAGCGGGTGGACGCGAAGACCGCGAAGCTGGCGAACAGCAGGAGCGCGGCGGCGAAATAGGCGGCACCCGGCACGAAGGGCGTGGCGTGTGGGGAGGCGAAGCGCGAGAAGAGGGCGGTGGCCGCGAGCGGCCCGACAATCGCGCTGATGGACGTCAGGCCCGCCAGGGCTCCCTGCACGGCGCCCTGGGCGTGGGGCGCGGCCTTGTTGGTGGTGATGGCCTGTAGGGCAGGCGTGGCCAGGCCCGACAGGGCGCCGATGGGCAGGGAGGCCCACAGCATCCAGGGCGCAGCCGCGAGGCCGTACAGGACGTTCGAGGCGACACCGATGAGGAGGCCGAGCGCCACGGTCTGCTCGGGGCCCACCCGGCGAAGGACACGCGGCAGCACCGCGACCTGGACGATGGCGGACAGCAGGCCGGCAATGGCGAGGGTGAGGCCGTTGGTCGCTGGGGTCCAGCCGTACCGCATGGCGCCGTGCAGGACCCAGGTGCTGGTCAGGAACTGAGTGGCGAGACTGCCGAGCAGGACGACGGCCGCCAGGACCGGGAGGCCAGAGAAGTGGCTGAGGGTGCCGAGGGCGCGCAGAGGCACGAGCGTCCGGGGGTCGAAGGGCGCGGGGGCGGCCCGGCGGGATTCGGGCAGGACCAGGAGGCCGTACAGGAAGTTCAGGGCAGCGAGCGTGGCGGACACGAGGAAGGGAAGGCGCAGATCAAGGCCGCTCAGGAGCCCCCCGAGGGCGGGGCCGATGATCAGGCCCAAGCCGAAGGCGGCGCCGGCGATGCCGAAGTTCCGGGCGCGGTTTTCGGGGGTGCTGACGTCCGCGATGTAGGCGTTGGCGACGCCGACGGTGGCCGCGCCGACGCCGCCCAGTGTGCGAGCCAGGAGGAGCCACATCAGCGACGGCGCGAGCGCGGCGAGCATGTACGCCAGAGCGGTGACGAGGGTCGAGATCAGCAGGACGGGACGGCGACCGAAGCGGTCGGACAGCATCCCGAAGATCGGGGCGGCGAGCAATTGCGCGGTCGAGAACAGCGCGACAAGCAGGCCCAGGAACTGGGGCGCGGCGAGGGGATCACGTGCGAGGTGGGCAACCAGCATGGGCGCAACGGGGATGACGAGGCCCAGGCCGATCATGTCGAGCGCGAGCGTGACGAAGATAAACGGCAGGCCGGGCGAGCGGGGGGTGGACATAGCAACTCCTGAGCTGCGACAAGGGTGAGCCGCCGCGTTTAATCGCAAACGCGGAAGGGGGGTGCAGCATGGGCGATTCCAGCCCCGTGCACATCCATGGGTGGAG harbors:
- a CDS encoding GIY-YIG nuclease family protein, with amino-acid sequence MTKTRRAHTFTPRAGVYRITHLPSGRTLLGASMHAQGMLNRIQFQLTTRLETPSTINGHHLKALQRDWTTDGEAAFRFEVLDELEPDASGGVAPDDLADLLNLWRAQLALPPESLY
- a CDS encoding DUF2239 family protein, translated to MNGSYTAFLGSRRLVTGALADVLARVKATSPGPTAELLIFEDRTGQNVDFDLRGDLQEVLARAQPEAKPAGRGRPKLGVVSREVTLLPRHWEWLEAQQGGASAALRRLVDEARKQDPGPERVRVAQGAADRFMAVLAGDLEGYQEASRALYARDASAFAHHTQGWPEDVRAHALHLASPAFTPDPPNA
- a CDS encoding MFS transporter codes for the protein MSTPRSPGLPFIFVTLALDMIGLGLVIPVAPMLVAHLARDPLAAPQFLGLLVALFSTAQLLAAPIFGMLSDRFGRRPVLLISTLVTALAYMLAALAPSLMWLLLARTLGGVGAATVGVANAYIADVSTPENRARNFGIAGAAFGLGLIIGPALGGLLSGLDLRLPFLVSATLAALNFLYGLLVLPESRRAAPAPFDPRTLVPLRALGTLSHFSGLPVLAAVVLLGSLATQFLTSTWVLHGAMRYGWTPATNGLTLAIAGLLSAIVQVAVLPRVLRRVGPEQTVALGLLIGVASNVLYGLAAAPWMLWASLPIGALSGLATPALQAITTNKAAPHAQGAVQGALAGLTSISAIVGPLAATALFSRFASPHATPFVPGAAYFAAALLLFASFAVFASTRSVLQGEPA